The following proteins come from a genomic window of Halomarina ordinaria:
- a CDS encoding SCP2 sterol-binding domain-containing protein — MAHEFPSEAWIRAWQAAVNEDDRYGELSEGWGVGFDGDMVFHLRADDRLPTDRYFFVGLEDGEAYGCREVDSPDAVDHGFVLRGRYADWVAMTRGDLGAIEGLMDGRLELDGDLQRVLAYSAAATRLVDLAATVDTEYVY; from the coding sequence ATGGCTCACGAGTTCCCAAGCGAGGCGTGGATTCGGGCGTGGCAGGCGGCCGTCAACGAGGACGACCGCTACGGTGAACTGAGCGAGGGGTGGGGCGTCGGGTTCGACGGCGATATGGTGTTCCACCTCCGGGCCGACGACCGCCTGCCGACCGACCGGTACTTCTTCGTCGGCCTCGAGGACGGCGAGGCGTACGGCTGTCGCGAGGTGGACTCCCCCGACGCGGTCGACCACGGGTTCGTCCTGCGTGGGCGCTACGCCGACTGGGTCGCCATGACGCGCGGCGACCTCGGCGCCATCGAGGGGCTGATGGACGGGCGACTGGAACTCGACGGCGACCTCCAGCGCGTCCTCGCGTACAGCGCGGCGGCGACGCGACTGGTCGATCTGGCGGCGACCGTCGACACCGAGTACGTCTACTGA